The Panicum virgatum strain AP13 chromosome 5K, P.virgatum_v5, whole genome shotgun sequence genome has a window encoding:
- the LOC120706835 gene encoding LOW QUALITY PROTEIN: transcription initiation factor TFIID subunit 13-like (The sequence of the model RefSeq protein was modified relative to this genomic sequence to represent the inferred CDS: inserted 3 bases in 2 codons): MENPTTPAPAAAPSKGKSAAQNPSGHHAATXPSGTPSKGKXGGGAGANASAPTLKRKRGVFQKDLQHMMYGFGDDPNPLPETVALVEDIVVEYVTDLVHKAQNVASKRGKLLTEDFLYLIRKDLRKLHRATELLSMNEELKQARKAFDVDEETLATNAI; the protein is encoded by the exons ATGGAGAACCCCACCACgcccgccccggcggcggccccgtcCAAGGGCAAGTCGGCGGCGCAGAACCCTAGCGGGCACCACGCCGCGAC ACCGTCTGGGACGCCGTCCAAGGGca tcggcggcggcgctggcgccaaTGCGTCCGCCCCCACCCTCAAGCGCAAGCGCGGCGTCTTCCAGAAAGACC TGCAGCACATGATGTATGGATTTGGGGACGATCCAAAT ccactTCCAGAAACTGTTGCGCTGGTGGAGGACATTGTTGTCGAATATGTCACTGATCTG GTCCACAAGGCGCAGAATGTTGCATCAAAGAGGGGGAAGCTACTGACAGAGGATTTTCTTTACCTTATACGCAAG GATTTACGGAAACTGCACCGTGCTACTGAACTACTCTCCATGAATGAAGAGCTCAAGCAAGCAAGGAAAGCTTTTGACGTGGATGAAGAGACGCTGGCTACAAATGCCATTTGA
- the LOC120706832 gene encoding uncharacterized protein LOC120706832, producing the protein MGNALIRCFEGQEDHQGRPRVQGGGGHYPYYQPQYYSHDPLASAAPRPHQQALGRHGVPPATIGGGALTQAAGPNFGPLLWSNGALANGVASQYQNNAEDIDESSAEGLRDAKSYAKANPMLIQVQVLGTRRKFWRLSDNATRISRKLALILRSQHSVGRCLAAPLQVSNVWIGSTGSVKLRGANFSGKGFSIERVRDDYRNLSKVLQALIRMSGGDVAKLPPDYRAFLALLGDDNLMMEDEFLIVNNAALLPMKNRTEVFLMLHDRIVKYLGRTNKAKKKRILSKLPYENDWLDTARANAQINQWVVNAQNQYKNTQSDLLRLNRNVRSHMHEYNDDDIEEILYCEWPELLAVMAKTLHLEGELEVTDIESKFG; encoded by the exons ATGGGAAACGCCCTCATCAGGTGCTTCGAGGGACAAGAAGACCATCAAGGTCGTCCAAGGGTTCAAGGGGGCGGTGGCCACTACCCCTACTACCAGCCGCAGTACTACAGCCATGATCCGCTTGCTTCTGCTGCTCCACGGCCTCATCAGCAAGCTCTAGGCCGCCATGGCGTCCCGCCGGCCAcaatcggcggcggcgccctgacGCAG GCTGCTGGTCCAAACTTTGGACCCCTGCTGTGGAGTAATGGAGCACTTGCCAACGGAGTAGCTTCTCAGTATCAAAACAA CGCCGAGGACATCGACGAGTCGTCCGCCGAGGGCCTGCGCGACGCCAAGAGCTACGCCAAGGCCAACCCGATGCTGATCCAGGTCCAGGTGCTGGGAACAAGGAGGAAATTCTGGCGGCTATCCGACAACGCGACCAGGATCAGCAGGAAGCTCGCGTTGATACTGAGGAGCCAGCACTCGGTTGGCAGGTGCCTCGCCGCTCCCCTGCAGGTGTCCAACGTCTGGATCGGGAGCACCGGGAGCGTCAAGCTGAGGGGGGCCAATTTCAGTGGCAAAGGATTCAGCATCGAGCGTGTGAGGGACGACTACAGGAACCTGTCCAAGGTCCTGCAGGCGTTGATCAGAATGTCCGGTGGGGATGTCGCCAAGCTGCCTCCGGATTACAGGGCATTCCTCGCGCTCTTGGGAGATGACAACCTTATGATGGAAGATGAGTTCTTGATCGTGAACAATGCCGCGCTGCTGCCCATGAAAAACCG CACCGAGGTTTTCCTGATGCTACACGATAGGATTGTCAAGTACCTTGGTCGTACAAACAAggcaaagaagaagaggatACTCTCTAAGCTCCCCTACGAGAATGACTGGCTGGATACTGCCAGGGCAAATGCACAGATCAACCAGTGGGTTGTCAATGCTCAAAACCAGTACAAAAATACTCAGTCCGATTTACTGCGGCTCAACAGAAATGTAAGAAGCCACATGCATGAGTACAACGATGACGACATTGAGGAAATCCTGTATTGCGAATGGCCCGAGCTGCTCGCGGTCATGGCGAAGACGTTACACTTGGAAGGAGAGCTTGAAGTCACTGACATTGAAAGCAAGTTTGGCTAG